A window of Bradyrhizobium sp. AZCC 1610 contains these coding sequences:
- a CDS encoding ABC transporter ATP-binding protein has product MTDVTSAPVLSAPQDTPGGAGPVRIAVDGLTKVFGAPGREFTAVDNVSFKVREGEFVALLGPSGCGKSTILNMVAGLLPRSSGRILIDQDDIEAGKINRKVGYVFQRDTVFPWRTVEANIGYGLEIAGLPKAQRKARVARAIDTAGLTGFGDNFPRTLSGGMRQRVALMRTLIMEPEILLMDEPFGALDTHTKLEMHATLLEIWERERQTVLFVTHDLGEALTLASRIILLSARPGRLKDDFDVPFPRPRDPVALRETEEFGRLYSRIWHSLGEEFRRTKADAA; this is encoded by the coding sequence GTGACCGACGTGACCTCCGCCCCAGTGTTGTCGGCGCCGCAGGACACGCCTGGCGGGGCAGGTCCCGTCCGCATCGCGGTCGACGGGCTCACCAAGGTGTTCGGCGCGCCGGGCAGAGAGTTCACCGCAGTCGATAATGTCTCCTTCAAAGTGCGTGAAGGCGAGTTCGTGGCGCTGCTCGGCCCGTCCGGCTGCGGCAAGAGCACCATCCTTAACATGGTGGCGGGGCTGTTGCCGCGCTCCAGCGGACGCATCCTGATCGATCAGGATGACATCGAGGCCGGCAAGATCAACCGCAAGGTCGGCTATGTCTTCCAGCGCGACACTGTTTTCCCGTGGCGAACGGTCGAGGCCAATATCGGCTACGGCCTTGAAATCGCAGGGCTCCCCAAGGCGCAGCGCAAGGCGCGCGTCGCCAGGGCGATCGACACCGCCGGCCTCACCGGCTTCGGAGACAATTTTCCGCGGACGCTCTCCGGCGGCATGCGCCAGCGCGTGGCGTTGATGCGCACGCTGATCATGGAGCCGGAAATCCTGCTGATGGATGAACCGTTCGGCGCGCTCGACACCCACACCAAGCTGGAGATGCACGCGACCCTGCTGGAGATATGGGAGCGCGAGCGCCAGACCGTGCTGTTCGTCACCCATGATCTCGGCGAAGCGCTAACCCTGGCAAGCCGGATCATCCTGCTCTCGGCGCGCCCCGGCCGGCTGAAGGACGATTTCGATGTCCCTTTCCCGCGCCCGCGCGATCCGGTGGCCTTGCGCGAGACCGAAGAGTTCGGCAGGCTCTATTCGCGCATCTGGCATTCGCTCGGCGAGGAATTCCGCCGGACCAAGGCGGACGCCGCATGA
- a CDS encoding ABC transporter substrate-binding protein, translated as MLVTRRHAIMTGAALAATPLLPRISHAEARLATLAFGPVSPIYAISMVADLKGYFREEGVTLKLLTGNAGTFGRQTLAAGQVMFAHGDASHPLQLTARGKPCKILLATEAVASYASVVVRKDLYDAGITSIEKLAAYKRPDGAKPIVAATAIGSGTWVYGTYVFEARGLADKVNWVAGGGSATMFPSLETRQFDAIMAAPSWIVETETRGFGKAIYNTAEPGVFEKDFGGTLPVLVIYALQDTIDQDKATVQGVVNAIYRAMRWVKTTPLDEVHALVADKYFAGIDPVAVKAELGFDKSTWVYDGRIDQASYDRGAKPWYRKGTDIPETKYQDIVDMSFLDAAQAKYK; from the coding sequence ATGCTCGTTACACGCCGCCATGCCATCATGACGGGGGCAGCTTTGGCCGCAACGCCCCTTCTGCCTCGAATCTCGCACGCCGAAGCCAGGCTGGCCACTCTCGCGTTCGGGCCGGTCAGCCCAATCTACGCCATCAGTATGGTCGCGGACTTGAAAGGTTACTTCAGGGAAGAGGGCGTCACACTGAAGCTGTTGACCGGCAACGCCGGCACGTTCGGCCGTCAGACGCTCGCGGCCGGACAGGTGATGTTCGCGCATGGCGATGCCAGCCATCCGCTGCAGCTCACCGCGCGCGGCAAGCCGTGCAAGATATTGCTCGCGACCGAAGCGGTCGCGTCCTATGCCAGTGTTGTGGTGCGCAAGGATCTGTACGATGCCGGCATTACTTCAATCGAAAAACTCGCCGCCTATAAGCGGCCGGACGGCGCCAAGCCCATTGTCGCGGCAACGGCGATCGGATCCGGCACTTGGGTATACGGCACCTATGTCTTCGAGGCGCGCGGGCTCGCCGACAAGGTGAACTGGGTGGCCGGCGGCGGGTCGGCCACCATGTTTCCTTCGCTCGAGACCAGGCAGTTCGACGCCATCATGGCGGCCCCGAGCTGGATCGTCGAGACCGAGACGAGAGGTTTCGGCAAGGCCATCTACAACACCGCTGAGCCGGGTGTCTTCGAGAAGGATTTCGGCGGCACCTTGCCCGTGCTCGTCATCTACGCGCTGCAGGACACCATCGATCAGGACAAGGCGACCGTGCAGGGTGTCGTCAACGCCATCTACCGCGCGATGCGCTGGGTGAAAACGACACCGCTGGACGAGGTCCATGCTCTGGTCGCGGACAAATATTTCGCGGGCATCGACCCGGTCGCGGTGAAGGCCGAGCTCGGCTTCGACAAATCGACCTGGGTCTATGACGGCCGGATCGATCAGGCGTCCTATGATCGCGGCGCAAAGCCCTGGTATCGCAAGGGCACGGATATCCCCGAGACGAAATATCAGGATATCGTCGACATGAGCTTTCTCGACGCGGCTCAGGCGAAATACAAGTGA
- a CDS encoding CaiB/BaiF CoA transferase family protein, whose translation MADQCATGRTNDLRPLAGLRVVEFSQMVMGPTCGLILADLGADVVKVEPPKGDRTRYFKGPAAGFFATYCRNKRSVAIDTSSTDGQAVARRLIEKSDVMIENFRPGLLKRTGLDYDSVASFAPHVIYCSLKGYLPGPYENRLALDEVVQMMGGLAYMTGLPDRPMRAGASVNDIMGGMFGVIAIQAALAERQRTGRGRYIQSALYENNVFLMAQAMMYETVTGQPSVPYSVKDSPWPVYDLFDTKDGSKLFVTIVGEEQWQAFCRAFDREIWLSDPRFASGQDRVDCRGWLIPEIASIFKQWAKAELSAVLEKLGLPYAPVNTPGDLFADQHLNASGGLADIRLPDGRSARTPLLPISMDGQRLQNRSDPPQIGQHSQDVLNELGFSSIDIAKLARSGAIAMTTG comes from the coding sequence ATGGCGGACCAGTGCGCAACCGGGCGTACCAATGATCTGCGCCCGCTCGCGGGTCTGCGCGTCGTGGAGTTCAGCCAGATGGTGATGGGTCCCACCTGCGGGCTCATCCTCGCCGACCTCGGCGCCGACGTCGTGAAGGTGGAGCCGCCCAAGGGCGATCGCACCCGTTACTTCAAAGGACCGGCGGCGGGCTTCTTCGCGACCTATTGCCGCAATAAGCGCAGCGTGGCGATCGACACCAGCTCAACGGACGGCCAGGCGGTCGCACGCCGCCTGATCGAAAAAAGCGACGTGATGATAGAAAACTTCCGGCCGGGTCTGCTCAAGCGTACCGGGCTCGACTACGACTCGGTCGCGAGCTTCGCGCCGCATGTCATCTATTGCTCGCTGAAGGGTTACCTGCCGGGTCCCTATGAGAATCGCCTCGCCCTCGACGAGGTAGTGCAGATGATGGGCGGCCTCGCCTACATGACCGGTTTGCCTGATCGGCCGATGCGCGCCGGCGCATCGGTCAACGACATCATGGGCGGCATGTTCGGCGTGATCGCCATTCAGGCAGCGCTCGCCGAAAGGCAACGTACCGGCCGCGGCCGCTACATCCAGAGCGCACTTTACGAGAACAATGTGTTCCTGATGGCGCAAGCGATGATGTACGAAACCGTCACAGGCCAGCCGTCGGTCCCCTATTCCGTCAAGGACAGTCCGTGGCCGGTTTACGACCTGTTCGACACCAAGGATGGCTCGAAGCTCTTCGTCACCATCGTGGGCGAGGAGCAATGGCAGGCCTTTTGCCGCGCGTTCGACCGGGAGATTTGGCTGAGTGATCCGCGCTTCGCCTCGGGACAAGATCGCGTTGACTGCCGCGGCTGGCTCATTCCGGAGATCGCAAGCATCTTCAAGCAATGGGCTAAGGCCGAACTGTCCGCTGTGCTTGAGAAGCTGGGTCTGCCTTACGCACCTGTGAACACGCCTGGCGATCTCTTCGCCGATCAGCATCTGAACGCTTCGGGCGGACTCGCCGACATTCGCCTTCCGGATGGTCGTAGCGCCAGAACACCATTGTTGCCCATATCTATGGATGGCCAGCGGCTGCAGAATCGGAGTGATCCGCCGCAGATCGGTCAGCACTCCCAGGATGTACTGAATGAGCTCGGCTTCTCCTCGATCGACATTGCAAAGCTGGCGCGGTCAGGCGCCATCGCAATGACGACGGGATGA
- a CDS encoding hydroxymethylglutaryl-CoA lyase, which yields MANAPDVHICEAGPRDGLQNLDIFLPTEAKCALIDAIVAAGVREIDAGSFVPPKVVPQFADVEIVMAHALARKEAATIGALVPNFKGAERAIAAGVDAIYFVISASETHNQANVRRTIGEQLEGFRAVRAAIDARPVGNRPHLVGGISTAFGCSLEGRIGEGAVRRLAAAYAEAGADEIGLADTVGYATPPLIKQIVQGVRSDLGVAMSLRLHLHDTLGMGLANVVAGLEAGIHRFDAAVSGLGGCPFAPGARGNIVTEDLVFMLEEMGLSTGINLDRLMATRAILSAHIPARHLTGHLHEAGIPKALRRAA from the coding sequence ATGGCGAACGCGCCGGACGTCCATATTTGCGAGGCTGGTCCGCGTGACGGCCTGCAGAACCTCGATATCTTCCTTCCCACCGAGGCGAAATGCGCGCTGATCGACGCCATCGTCGCGGCGGGGGTGCGCGAGATCGACGCGGGCTCCTTCGTGCCGCCGAAGGTGGTTCCGCAATTTGCCGATGTCGAAATCGTCATGGCGCATGCGCTCGCGCGCAAGGAAGCCGCCACCATCGGCGCGTTGGTGCCTAATTTCAAAGGCGCCGAGCGCGCCATTGCCGCCGGCGTCGACGCCATCTATTTCGTTATCTCGGCGAGCGAGACTCACAACCAGGCCAATGTTCGTCGCACCATCGGCGAGCAGCTGGAAGGATTCCGCGCCGTGCGTGCCGCGATCGACGCCAGGCCGGTCGGCAATCGCCCGCACCTCGTCGGCGGTATTTCGACGGCCTTCGGCTGCTCACTGGAGGGGCGCATCGGAGAGGGCGCGGTCCGCCGATTGGCTGCGGCCTATGCCGAGGCGGGTGCCGACGAGATCGGGTTGGCCGACACCGTCGGATATGCCACGCCGCCCCTGATCAAGCAGATTGTTCAGGGCGTGCGTAGCGACCTCGGCGTGGCAATGAGCTTGCGGCTGCACCTGCATGACACCCTCGGCATGGGGCTCGCCAATGTCGTTGCCGGACTTGAAGCCGGCATCCACCGCTTCGATGCGGCGGTGTCCGGTCTCGGCGGGTGCCCTTTCGCGCCTGGAGCGCGTGGCAATATCGTGACCGAGGATCTGGTCTTCATGCTGGAAGAAATGGGCCTCTCGACCGGAATCAACCTCGACCGGCTGATGGCGACGCGCGCCATTCTCAGCGCGCACATTCCGGCCAGGCATCTGACAGGCCATCTGCACGAGGCAGGAATTCCGAAGGCGTTGCGGAGGGCCGCGTGA
- a CDS encoding GntR family transcriptional regulator: protein MQPGDRLIEQRLADELDLSRGPIRLGLRALATAGLAKSEPNCGFVLAKDTRSVAAESALATFRHGDEAYAAIAVDRLGNRLPANVTESELMRRYGLSRPELQRLLDRTAAEGWMERMPGYGWRFAEMLSSPEAYEQSLAFRAVIEPAAITQPGYRLSSGTIERLRQRHLRILGGEFEQMSLSEVFQSGCEFHEEIMRGTDNSFFLEALKRVNSIRRLFAYGTFADRPGVRRHIKDHLRMLDLLEAGRNADAAKLMMRHLRHSPLTSGG from the coding sequence ATGCAGCCGGGCGACCGGCTGATCGAGCAGCGCCTGGCGGATGAACTCGATCTCTCGCGCGGGCCGATCAGGTTGGGCCTGCGAGCACTTGCGACCGCCGGGCTGGCGAAGAGCGAGCCCAATTGCGGCTTCGTCCTCGCCAAGGACACGCGCAGCGTGGCGGCAGAGTCGGCGCTTGCGACGTTCAGGCACGGCGACGAGGCGTATGCCGCGATCGCTGTGGATCGCCTCGGCAACCGCCTGCCGGCGAACGTCACCGAATCCGAACTGATGCGTCGCTACGGGCTGAGCCGGCCGGAACTGCAGCGCCTGCTCGACCGCACGGCCGCGGAAGGCTGGATGGAGCGAATGCCGGGCTACGGTTGGCGCTTCGCCGAAATGTTGTCGAGTCCGGAAGCCTATGAACAGAGCCTCGCTTTCCGCGCCGTTATCGAGCCAGCCGCGATAACGCAGCCGGGCTATCGCCTCTCCTCGGGCACCATCGAGCGGCTGCGTCAGCGCCACCTTCGGATTCTCGGAGGCGAATTCGAGCAAATGTCGCTCAGCGAGGTGTTCCAGTCAGGTTGCGAATTTCACGAAGAGATCATGCGCGGCACCGATAATTCGTTCTTCCTCGAAGCGCTCAAACGCGTGAACTCAATACGTCGCCTGTTCGCTTACGGTACATTTGCCGATAGACCGGGAGTACGGCGCCACATCAAAGATCATCTTCGCATGCTCGACCTGCTCGAAGCCGGACGCAACGCCGATGCCGCAAAGCTGATGATGCGTCACCTGCGACATTCGCCGCTCACGAGCGGTGGGTGA
- a CDS encoding YciI family protein, with the protein MKYYLCKYIPPRADFLATMTADEKAWMKQHGAFLDDLLEKGQVVAHGPVMDPSGGYGVSLYQIADDQEIKAITSEDPIVKNGAGHYEHHPMLHLKARG; encoded by the coding sequence ATGAAGTACTATTTGTGCAAGTACATTCCGCCGCGCGCTGATTTTCTCGCGACCATGACCGCCGATGAGAAAGCATGGATGAAGCAGCACGGCGCGTTCCTGGATGACCTGCTCGAAAAGGGGCAGGTCGTCGCGCATGGCCCCGTCATGGACCCGAGTGGCGGTTATGGCGTGTCGCTCTATCAGATCGCCGATGACCAAGAGATAAAGGCGATCACCTCGGAAGACCCCATCGTGAAGAACGGCGCCGGTCACTATGAGCATCACCCGATGCTTCATCTGAAGGCGCGCGGCTGA
- a CDS encoding oxidoreductase has translation MAQAQSRTAGEKVALITGASGGIGLAAGIALIRAGYRVFGTSRQAAPDEVRQGIHMLRCDVTDDQSVKQLIKDVVGLAGRIDVLVNNAGRSLIGAAEESSLDQARSLFDINVFGILRTTTEVLPIMRKQGRGRIINISSVAGFLPGPYTALYNATKHAVEGYSESLDHELRTFGIRVSLVEPVFTRTALEENGAKPDRILSVYDKGRAAMNATWRNGIAAGDPVEAVADKVVQAATEKEPSIRYAPGKVAGRLRLMRRFVPEKTFEKSFRKQMGVAD, from the coding sequence ATGGCACAGGCACAATCACGCACAGCGGGCGAAAAGGTCGCCCTGATCACGGGCGCTTCCGGGGGCATCGGGCTTGCGGCCGGAATTGCCCTGATCCGCGCGGGATATCGGGTGTTCGGCACTAGTCGTCAGGCCGCGCCCGACGAGGTGCGGCAGGGCATTCATATGCTCCGCTGCGATGTCACCGATGATCAGTCGGTCAAGCAACTGATCAAGGATGTCGTCGGGCTTGCAGGCCGGATCGACGTGCTCGTGAACAATGCCGGCCGTAGCTTGATCGGCGCCGCCGAGGAATCATCTCTCGATCAAGCCCGGAGCCTGTTCGACATCAACGTCTTCGGCATCCTTCGCACCACCACTGAAGTGCTGCCCATCATGCGCAAGCAGGGCCGGGGCCGGATCATCAACATCAGTTCGGTGGCAGGCTTCCTGCCCGGACCGTATACAGCGCTCTACAACGCCACCAAGCACGCCGTCGAAGGCTATTCCGAATCGCTCGATCACGAACTGCGAACATTCGGCATTCGTGTCTCACTGGTCGAGCCAGTCTTCACCCGCACCGCGCTGGAAGAGAATGGCGCCAAGCCCGACCGGATCCTGAGCGTCTACGACAAGGGACGCGCGGCCATGAACGCGACTTGGCGCAACGGCATCGCGGCCGGCGATCCCGTGGAAGCCGTGGCGGACAAGGTGGTGCAGGCTGCCACCGAAAAAGAGCCGAGCATTCGGTACGCGCCCGGAAAGGTGGCGGGTCGTCTCCGCCTGATGCGACGCTTTGTTCCTGAAAAGACTTTCGAGAAGAGTTTTCGCAAGCAGATGGGCGTGGCCGATTGA
- a CDS encoding TetR/AcrR family transcriptional regulator, with protein MKVSKETVEQNRERVIATAARLFRERGIDGIGLVDLMRAAGLTPGGFYRQFKSKDDLIVQAVKRAYKDMSEDIAGRIAASDDPLETLMRHYVSRYHRDDPGQGCGLAAMAADAARHDDPALRECFGSIVSNYIALLTKLVPGSSAKAKRSAAITALAEMIGSVVLSRVVPDPALSDEIIDTVSNDLVKRHAKSSRTA; from the coding sequence GTGAAGGTCAGCAAGGAAACGGTCGAGCAGAATCGCGAGCGGGTGATCGCGACCGCCGCAAGGCTGTTCCGGGAACGTGGGATCGACGGTATCGGGCTTGTCGACTTGATGAGGGCTGCCGGGCTCACTCCCGGAGGCTTCTACCGGCAGTTCAAGTCAAAGGACGACCTCATCGTTCAAGCGGTCAAGCGGGCCTACAAGGATATGAGCGAGGATATCGCGGGCCGTATTGCAGCGAGCGATGATCCGCTGGAGACCCTCATGCGTCATTACGTGTCGCGCTACCACCGCGATGATCCGGGGCAGGGGTGCGGCCTTGCAGCAATGGCTGCCGACGCGGCACGTCACGACGATCCGGCGCTGCGGGAGTGCTTCGGCAGCATCGTCAGCAACTATATCGCGCTTCTAACCAAGCTCGTGCCAGGAAGCAGTGCAAAAGCGAAGCGGAGCGCGGCGATAACGGCGCTCGCCGAGATGATCGGATCGGTTGTCCTCTCCCGCGTGGTGCCAGATCCCGCACTATCCGATGAGATCATCGACACGGTCTCGAATGATCTGGTGAAACGCCATGCGAAATCTTCTCGAACTGCTTGA
- a CDS encoding helix-turn-helix domain-containing protein — MPFAQRLTCTIEDACEVTGLGRTKLYELIGTGRIVTTTIGRRRLVVVRSLLALLDTNISN; from the coding sequence ATGCCATTCGCCCAGCGGCTCACCTGCACGATTGAAGATGCATGCGAAGTGACCGGCTTGGGACGCACGAAGCTTTACGAGTTGATAGGAACTGGGCGTATCGTCACGACCACGATCGGACGTCGGCGACTAGTAGTGGTGCGCTCACTTCTGGCGCTCCTTGACACCAACATTTCGAACTAA